From the Ferrigenium kumadai genome, one window contains:
- the prmB gene encoding 50S ribosomal protein L3 N(5)-glutamine methyltransferase, with translation MMKTQTSDYFSGAIQHLHTVRDWLRFAVSRFKQGGLFFGHGSSEAYDEAAYLILHTLHLPLDRLEPFLDARLTDNERSEVMSIIQRRVEQRIPAAYLTNEAFLGDFSFYVDERVIVPRSFIAELLRNQFSPWIAEPEEIGSVLDMCTGSGCLAILAAHAFPFAEIDAVDLSADALAVAQRNVADYELQDRVHLVESDLFAKLGGKQYDIIISNPPYVDAESVAALPREFLHEPKLSLGSGHDGLDATRVILKHAAEHLTENGILVVEIGHNREVLEAAYPDLPFTWLDVSAGDQFVFMLHRNDLL, from the coding sequence ATGATGAAAACACAAACTAGCGATTATTTTTCCGGTGCGATACAGCACCTACATACCGTTCGCGACTGGCTGCGCTTTGCGGTGAGCCGCTTCAAGCAGGGCGGGCTGTTCTTTGGCCACGGCAGCAGCGAGGCCTATGACGAGGCGGCCTACCTGATCCTGCACACGCTGCACCTGCCGCTGGACCGACTCGAACCGTTCCTGGATGCTCGCCTGACCGACAACGAGCGCAGCGAGGTGATGAGCATCATCCAGCGTCGCGTCGAGCAGCGCATCCCGGCCGCTTACCTGACCAACGAGGCCTTCCTCGGCGACTTCAGCTTCTATGTCGACGAACGCGTCATCGTACCGCGCTCATTCATCGCCGAACTGCTTCGCAACCAGTTCTCGCCGTGGATCGCCGAACCGGAAGAGATAGGCAGCGTGCTCGATATGTGCACCGGCAGCGGCTGCCTCGCCATCCTCGCCGCGCATGCCTTCCCGTTCGCAGAGATCGACGCGGTGGACCTGTCGGCGGACGCGCTGGCCGTCGCACAGCGCAACGTCGCCGATTACGAGTTGCAGGACCGCGTGCACCTGGTCGAATCCGACCTATTCGCCAAGCTCGGCGGCAAGCAATACGACATCATCATCAGCAACCCGCCCTACGTCGACGCCGAATCGGTTGCAGCATTGCCACGGGAATTCCTGCACGAGCCCAAGCTGTCGCTGGGCAGCGGCCACGACGGGCTGGATGCCACGCGCGTCATCCTGAAGCACGCCGCCGAACACCTCACCGAAAACGGGATACTGGTGGTCGAGATCGGCCACAACCGAGAGGTGCTCGAAGCCGCCTACCCCGACCTGCCATTCACCTGGCTGGACGTCAGCGCGGGCGACCAGTTCGTATTCATGCTGCACCGCAACGATTTGCTCTAA
- the hpnC gene encoding squalene synthase HpnC, which translates to MSSIEHYENFPVASILMPKRLRKPVAAIYHFARAADDIADEGELSDEERLKQLDEFRAKLKRIEAHEVPRTALFENLAAEIREHGLPMQPLYDLLDAFSQDVMKKRYANFDELLDYCRRSANPVGNLLLHLYGEATPVNLAYSDAICTSLQLINFWQDVSKDWAIARVYLPQDDLAVHKVSESQIAQGIVDDNWRALMRLEVQRAREMMLYGKPLGTILTGRIGLEMRMIIAGGLRILDKIEAADYDMFNRRPVLRPFDWVIMLAKSAPF; encoded by the coding sequence ATGTCGTCCATCGAGCATTACGAAAACTTCCCCGTCGCCTCCATCCTCATGCCCAAGCGGCTGCGCAAGCCGGTGGCGGCGATCTACCACTTTGCGCGCGCAGCGGACGACATCGCGGACGAAGGCGAACTTTCCGATGAAGAGCGCCTGAAGCAACTGGATGAATTCCGCGCCAAACTGAAACGCATCGAAGCGCATGAGGTGCCACGAACCGCGCTATTCGAAAACCTCGCCGCCGAGATTCGCGAACACGGTCTTCCGATGCAACCGTTGTACGACTTGCTCGATGCCTTCTCGCAGGACGTGATGAAGAAGCGCTACGCGAACTTCGACGAGTTGCTCGACTACTGCCGCCGCTCTGCCAACCCGGTGGGTAACCTTCTGCTGCACTTATACGGGGAAGCCACACCGGTCAATCTCGCCTACTCCGATGCCATCTGCACCTCGCTGCAACTGATCAACTTCTGGCAGGATGTATCGAAAGACTGGGCCATAGCCCGTGTCTACCTGCCGCAGGACGATCTGGCTGTGCACAAGGTGAGCGAATCACAGATCGCGCAGGGCATCGTCGACGACAACTGGCGTGCGTTGATGCGGCTCGAGGTACAACGCGCGCGCGAGATGATGCTGTACGGCAAACCGCTCGGCACCATCCTGACCGGACGCATCGGCCTGGAGATGCGCATGATCATCGCGGGCGGATTGCGTATCCTCGACAAGATCGAAGCCGCTGACTACGACATGTTCAACCGCCGCCCGGTGTTGCGCCCATTCGACTGGGTTATCATGCTGGCGAAATCAGCCCCCTTCTGA